In Sphingobium sp. B2D3C, a genomic segment contains:
- a CDS encoding PhoH family protein: protein MPKRPVPAQAGERARLELVFDKPFLLGALFGEYDQNLVAIENRLGVYISARGNKLQIEGNAEGAARARDVLQGLYNRLAAGQTVDSGAVEGVIAMSAEPTLDGIIRHDVSEPPKVMIRTRKKTIVPRSANQGVYMDALARHELIFALGPAGTGKTYLAVAQAVSQLITGSVDRLILSRPAVEAGERLGFLPGDMKEKVDPYLRPLYDALYDTLPAEQVERRIASGEIEVAPLAFMRGRTLANAFIILDEAQNTTIAQMKMFLTRFGEGSRMVICGDPKQVDLPQPGASGLADAVERLEGIEGIAVTRFTTADVVRHPIVGRIVAAYEGPNA, encoded by the coding sequence TTGCCTAAGCGCCCCGTGCCCGCCCAGGCCGGAGAACGGGCCCGCCTCGAACTGGTCTTCGACAAGCCGTTTCTGCTCGGCGCCTTGTTCGGGGAATATGACCAGAACCTTGTAGCCATCGAGAACCGCCTCGGCGTGTACATCTCCGCACGGGGGAACAAGCTGCAAATCGAAGGGAATGCGGAAGGCGCCGCTCGCGCCCGCGATGTCCTCCAGGGACTCTACAATCGCCTCGCCGCCGGCCAGACGGTCGACAGCGGGGCGGTGGAGGGGGTGATCGCCATGTCCGCCGAGCCCACGCTCGATGGCATCATCCGGCATGATGTGTCGGAGCCGCCCAAGGTGATGATCCGCACCCGCAAGAAGACCATCGTGCCGCGTTCGGCCAATCAGGGCGTCTATATGGACGCGCTGGCCCGCCACGAGCTGATCTTCGCCCTCGGGCCGGCCGGCACCGGCAAGACCTATCTCGCCGTGGCGCAGGCCGTGAGCCAGCTCATCACCGGCTCTGTGGACCGCCTTATTCTCTCGCGCCCTGCCGTCGAGGCCGGCGAGCGCCTGGGTTTCCTGCCCGGCGACATGAAGGAGAAGGTCGACCCCTATCTCCGCCCGCTTTACGACGCCCTCTACGACACGCTGCCGGCCGAGCAGGTCGAGCGGCGCATCGCCTCGGGCGAGATCGAGGTCGCGCCGCTCGCCTTCATGCGCGGCCGCACGCTCGCCAATGCCTTCATCATCCTCGATGAAGCGCAGAACACCACCATCGCGCAGATGAAGATGTTCCTCACCCGCTTTGGCGAAGGCAGCCGCATGGTGATCTGCGGCGACCCCAAGCAGGTCGATCTGCCGCAGCCCGGCGCATCGGGCCTCGCCGATGCGGTCGAGCGGCTGGAGGGCATTGAAGGCATCGCCGTTACCCGCTTCACCACGGCCGATGTGGTGCGCCACCCCATCGTCGGACGGATCGTCGCGGCTTATGAGGGCCCGAATGCTTGA
- a CDS encoding nuclear transport factor 2 family protein: MAQSPEAAALAANKQLVLAMWHDVIDGRNIEAAGKYIAPDYIQHSPGIGQGLAALIAFLRTEFPDMQPLEPGTYPLTRFEFVLAEGDLVQLMFQRHLPDPHDPKRLTPVWWYDTYRIRDGLIVEHWDSAQS, translated from the coding sequence ATGGCGCAGTCGCCGGAAGCCGCCGCGCTCGCGGCCAACAAGCAACTTGTGCTGGCGATGTGGCACGACGTCATCGACGGCCGCAACATCGAGGCTGCGGGCAAATATATCGCGCCCGATTACATCCAGCATTCGCCCGGCATCGGCCAGGGCCTGGCAGCGCTCATCGCCTTCCTGCGCACCGAATTTCCAGACATGCAACCGCTGGAGCCGGGCACCTATCCGCTGACCCGGTTCGAATTCGTCCTCGCCGAGGGCGACCTCGTCCAGCTCATGTTCCAGCGGCATTTGCCGGACCCGCACGATCCCAAGCGGCTCACGCCGGTCTGGTGGTACGACACCTATCGCATTCGCGATGGCCTGATCGTGGAGCATTGGGATTCGGCGCAAAGTTAG
- a CDS encoding rod shape-determining protein — translation MKFSRFFSFSGHDLAIDLGTVNTLVHVAGKGVVLNEPSVIAIETIAGVGHIKAVGNEAKLMLGKTPEGVRALRPLRDGVIADIEIAEQMIKHFIDKALGSARMGRNRVVVAVPSGATMVERRAIRDATSRAGAADVQLIEEPMAAAIGAGLPVVDPIGAMVVDIGGGTTEVAVLSLSGIAYSGSVRVGGDKMDEAISSYVRRHHNLMIGEITAERVKQQIGNAMTPDGAGITLGVRGRDLVNGRPVEIEISEAQIAEALRESINQIVGSVMTALEETPPELSADIIDEGITLTGGGALLRGMDEAIAVATGLPVKIAENPLMCVAMGAGRALEDSIYDGVLAPA, via the coding sequence ATGAAGTTTTCCCGCTTTTTCAGCTTTTCCGGCCATGATCTCGCCATCGATCTGGGCACCGTCAACACATTGGTTCACGTCGCCGGCAAGGGCGTCGTCCTGAACGAGCCGTCCGTCATCGCGATCGAGACGATCGCGGGCGTCGGCCATATCAAGGCCGTCGGCAATGAGGCCAAACTGATGCTGGGCAAGACGCCGGAAGGCGTGCGCGCCCTGCGTCCGCTGCGTGATGGCGTCATTGCCGACATCGAAATCGCCGAGCAGATGATCAAGCATTTCATCGACAAGGCGCTGGGCAGTGCCCGCATGGGCCGCAACCGCGTGGTAGTCGCGGTGCCCTCGGGCGCGACGATGGTGGAGCGCCGCGCAATCCGCGACGCCACCTCGCGCGCAGGCGCTGCCGACGTGCAGCTCATCGAGGAGCCCATGGCAGCGGCGATCGGCGCGGGCTTGCCAGTCGTGGACCCGATTGGCGCCATGGTCGTCGACATTGGCGGCGGCACCACCGAGGTGGCCGTACTGTCGCTGAGCGGCATCGCCTATAGCGGCTCGGTGCGTGTCGGCGGCGACAAGATGGACGAAGCCATCTCCTCCTACGTCCGGCGCCATCATAATCTGATGATCGGCGAAATAACGGCCGAGCGCGTCAAGCAGCAGATCGGCAATGCCATGACGCCCGACGGCGCTGGCATAACCCTGGGCGTGCGCGGACGCGACCTGGTCAATGGCCGCCCGGTCGAAATCGAGATCAGCGAAGCCCAGATCGCCGAGGCCCTGCGCGAATCGATCAACCAGATCGTCGGCTCTGTGATGACCGCGCTGGAGGAAACCCCGCCGGAGCTGTCCGCCGACATTATCGACGAGGGCATCACCCTCACCGGCGGCGGTGCGCTGCTGCGGGGCATGGACGAGGCCATTGCGGTCGCGACGGGCTTGCCCGTCAAGATCGCCGAAAACCCGCTGATGTGCGTGGCGATGGGCGCCGGCCGGGCACTGGAAGATTCGATCTACGACGGCGTGCTGGCCCCAGCCTGA
- the miaB gene encoding tRNA (N6-isopentenyl adenosine(37)-C2)-methylthiotransferase MiaB, whose amino-acid sequence MGAGMTQRPPKTYHVKSFGCQMNVYDGERMGELLAARGMTAAGDGAEADLVVLNTCHIRERAAEKVYSDIGRLRREDGTRPMIAVAGCVAQAEGSEITRRTKAVDIVVGPQAYHRLPGLIDDVVAGREAVDTNMPADSKFDVLPGRARRSAPSAFLTVQEGCDKFCTYCVVPYTRGAEVSRPWNAIMDEARALVDAGACEITLLGQNVNAWSGEDDAGRPQGLDGLIRALDRLPGLARIRYTTSHPNDMTQALIDAHAEVPALMPFLHLPVQAGSDRILKAMNRSYSRDSYLRIIERVRAARPDIALSGDFIVGFPGETDAEFEETLSIVNEARYAQCFSFKYSPRPGTPAADMEGQIAPEVMDERLKRLQATLNVHQLAFNQASVGQRTTILLERKGRHPGQLIGKTPWLQSVHVDGTSAAIGDLIAVDILSAGPNSLAGALASPLAA is encoded by the coding sequence ATAGGCGCGGGCATGACCCAGCGCCCGCCCAAAACCTACCACGTCAAATCCTTCGGCTGCCAGATGAACGTCTATGATGGCGAGCGCATGGGCGAGTTGCTGGCGGCGCGCGGCATGACAGCGGCAGGCGATGGCGCGGAGGCGGATCTGGTGGTCCTGAACACCTGTCACATCCGCGAGCGGGCGGCCGAGAAGGTCTATTCGGACATTGGCAGGCTGCGGCGGGAGGACGGCACGCGCCCGATGATCGCGGTCGCCGGCTGCGTGGCGCAGGCGGAAGGGTCAGAAATCACCCGGCGCACCAAGGCGGTCGATATCGTCGTCGGCCCGCAGGCCTATCACCGCCTGCCCGGCCTCATCGACGATGTGGTGGCGGGTCGCGAGGCCGTCGATACGAACATGCCGGCCGATTCCAAGTTCGACGTGCTGCCGGGTCGCGCGCGCCGGTCGGCGCCGTCCGCCTTCCTGACGGTCCAAGAGGGCTGCGACAAGTTCTGCACCTATTGCGTCGTGCCCTATACGCGCGGCGCGGAAGTCAGCCGCCCTTGGAACGCCATCATGGATGAGGCGCGCGCGCTGGTCGATGCTGGCGCCTGCGAGATCACCCTGCTCGGCCAGAATGTGAATGCCTGGTCCGGCGAAGACGACGCCGGTCGCCCGCAGGGGCTGGACGGCCTCATCCGCGCGCTGGACAGGTTGCCCGGCCTTGCACGCATCCGCTACACCACCAGCCACCCCAACGACATGACGCAGGCGCTGATCGACGCCCATGCCGAGGTGCCGGCGCTGATGCCGTTCCTCCACCTGCCGGTGCAGGCCGGCTCGGACCGCATCCTCAAGGCCATGAACCGCAGCTACAGCCGCGACTCCTATCTGCGCATCATCGAGCGTGTTCGCGCCGCGCGGCCGGACATCGCCCTGTCGGGCGATTTCATCGTCGGCTTTCCAGGCGAGACCGATGCCGAGTTCGAGGAGACGCTGAGCATCGTCAACGAGGCGCGCTATGCGCAGTGCTTCAGCTTCAAATACAGTCCGCGCCCGGGCACACCCGCTGCCGATATGGAAGGCCAGATCGCGCCAGAGGTAATGGACGAACGCCTCAAGCGCCTGCAGGCCACGCTGAACGTTCATCAACTGGCGTTCAATCAGGCCAGCGTCGGCCAGCGCACGACCATTTTGCTGGAGCGCAAGGGGCGGCACCCCGGCCAGCTCATCGGCAAGACGCCCTGGCTCCAGTCGGTCCACGTCGATGGCACGAGCGCGGCCATCGGCGATCTGATCGCGGTGGATATTCTCTCGGCCGGCCCCAACAGCCTCGCCGGCGCGCTCGCCAGTCCGCTTGCCGCCTGA